The stretch of DNA GTTCACAAAAATATTAAGACATAAAAAAAcactatataaattaaaattaaaaactcaaaagtaTGATCTAAGACTTCCTAGGATGCTTCTCTCATGCAGGTCATGGTTGAAAAATCAGGTTTTGCTATCTCAGAATCTAAACTGTAAaaccatttttattctttgaacaTTAACAGTACTAATCAGATAAGGAAAAAAGACCCTCTGTGCACACTGACATTATCTTGCACACGTTATAATACACCATTCCTGACATTTCTGTAACACACAGTGCTGAAAATCACATGCCTCTAACCATGTGGAAGAAGTAACTGTCTGACATACTTTTGCTTTCATTATTACTTTCTTACACATTCTGCTCAAGCAGTACTTTGCCAACATCCTAAATGGGTGACTGACAGGGCTGAAAACAGAGAAATGGACTTTGCAGGCTCCTTCTTTAACTAAAGGGGCAAATTTCAAATTTACATCGTTTGCATCTATTACTGCTCCAAATGTGGTAACCTACTCCTCCGTCCCCACTCACGTTAGTTAACAGTCCCTCCTCTCTACAGAATTAGTCCTAGAATTTTTCAACCTGaccctaaattttaaaaaatgctttgccATTGTAAGAAATGTGCAGGCCCTAGTCGTGGGACCATCCCAGGGACTTGCAGGTTTGAAACGAAATTGAATATAGTAAGAAATAAGGCTCCAATGAaatttattaataagaaaatggCACCTCTGGGATTGTTAGCAAAATTTTTAGCCAGACGTCCAGGGAATATTTATTTCAATCAGACCAAACTGTGGAATCAGAATTTTGCCAAAAAGATAAAATCTGGAGGCATGGCTATGAAAATGTCAATAGGATTAAATCACGGGTTTAATGTATAAGGCAGCTCCATTTCCTTGATCATAATGCTCCATGTCAAAATTTGAAAGTAATAACATTCAGTTACCCCATTTGTGAAGTCCCCCATTTGTGAAGTCACACACAAGGTGGACTGTGCTGAGGTATCCGGCTCACAGTGATTTGCCATCCGGTTTCCACCCCACAACATTAGAAAGGGAAAGATGCCggaaaagtgtttcaaataacTGAATCCAAAGTTAAGGCTGTTGCTAGCATGCATTAAATGAAGCAactctagatttgatctgaagttTGTGTTTCACGCTTGTAACAGTAATTGCAATCATCATTCTGTATTCAAATATTTACCTGATATTTCTAAACCCACAGGAcatttattaataaagaaattgtTTCGAGGAATTAACCCTACTATTTATAAAATAGGTTTTAGTTTCAGGACTAAACAATGTGTGTGACAACAAATCCACAAATATTAAAACTGGACCGGACTCCCTGGGTTACTTTCTTTAGGCTCTCAGTTACTTAAAGCCGTGTGTATCTCCTGGTCACAGCAGCCCCTCTTCCTAATCTCCATGCTGCTGGTGAGAACTTACAGGGCTGGTGTGGTCTCCAAGGGGCAATGGGTTGCCTACTTGACAAGAATATGATTAAGGTAAAAAAAATTAGTGCCACATATTCACCAAAGGTCATACTCCTGTATGTAGCACCCAGGGTGTTTTTGTGCCAAAGGGAAGTATCCTATCAGGTTTCCTAGCACTTTGACTGTAAAACAGTTGGTTCTGCACTTTTAATGTAGAGGCCTCAATTTCCACAGACCTTTTCACATATGGGTGTTTCAAGGTTTCTACTACAGTTTTTACTGCATCCCTCCAATGAATTCTAAGGGAACAAAAGAAAACCTTATAGAATATTTCCACATATCAATGTGTTGttcttgaaacattttatttttttctaaatataaacccttaaaatgcacattattttttaaaataaaaactggcaTGAATCCTAATCTTTATACAATTTCACAGCAATAATAGCAGCATGATTTTAGCCTCTTAAAAGATTTCCTCCTTTgctctaaataaaaattaatttcaagttCTAAAAAGCCAGAGCAGCAACCATCCAGTAATTGGAATGCAATTCTCCTAGTGTCTTCTACAGACCGAGCATTTAAAATACGTGAATGTATAAAACTTGAGTATTATTAAGAGTTATGGAATGAAATGACAATCTAAACTCGTTTTGTAAACATAGGACTGCCTTGCTAGTCTGATGTATTTTGGGGGGTGGAGGGAGCTGAGAACATAGAATGGAGTTGGGCTAGAGAGTTCCTACTCTAATAAGGAATGCAACTTTCAAAACTCGTGGGTGTTAAACATGTTTTACATGTCTCCAGAGTTATAAAGAGCTATACCTGAAATGCTGGTGTAGATGGTAATTACAAGAAGACTGTGACCACACAAGTATAGAGTAAGCAAACGACAGTAATGCCTTAGGACAGCAATAACTGCCCAGAACTCCACTGGTGAAACGGGGCTGTGAACTAAGCAGTTATTGCAGGAACTTGCAGTCTAATAATAGATAATGCGTAGCTACTTAAATTCCCAGGGACCTCGTACTCTGGTTTAGGAACAGAAACAAACATGgaaatttatattcataataaATTATGCGTGTCTATCCAGTCAAACcatgctgggcttttttttttttttttttttttaatgaaagaaagttGATAATTTAGGAAAACCAATGGTATGACATGTTTTACTAGAATTACAATTCACCAAATCTTATTGAGGGGTGGGGTAAGAAGAAAACCTGAAGGCAGGCAATGCATTAAAAGCATCAATAGAGATTTCTGGTGCTAATAAAGTTCACTGACAATAAGAACTTTACTTTCTTCCACCTAAAGAAGTTTCCTTAAGTACTAACTTTTAAAAGTCCATTCTGTCATGATATGAGCCTGTTCACTGAACCGTGAGGAACAAGgatgaaaaataagaatagaaagagTATGGTTCAGCCTGAGTCTAAGTGGTCTGGTGTTTTATGATGACTCTACCAAATGTTTAATTTAAAgtcttaatttcttatttttaattataatgttGCCAACTGTCTGACTGACCTTGAAGGATCAGGGATTTTTCCACGACTCTAACTGAACACAAGATCCTTCTCAGACGGGGAGAATGAAGTGACAACAGTGTGTCGATCTGCGCAAGTTGTGCAGCTACTGAAGGAGAAGCAGGAACACAACAGGGAATGCAGACGCCTACCAGGAAATCGATGTGAACTGCTCTCAATTATGCAGCAAATACTAAGAAGAAAGGACAATGCTGAATTCAAATTCAGTTAAAGGCAGTCCTCAGGCTCTTTCAAGCTAGCCCTAGATGGCAAGTGTGTCCTGAGACAGGTTTCTCTACTGGGTTTCAGCACGGGGCTTTACCATCCTTCAGATCTTTTCTAAAGACAAAAATGACAAAGTCTATAGATGGAAGAGGGGGTAATGAAgcagggaaggggaaaaagatgctgatttgtttacttttattatcattttttaaatgtggtcaggggttttatagtattttttgtttaatctttttggttattgaaaaaaatagaacagtCCACTGTCCAGCAGAGGCTGCTTCAACTCTATTGCTCGCAGGGCTCATTCTGCATGGATCTGTGTTTCAGGATGCTGCAAGGACAACTCTGCGGGCAGGAAGGCCCCTTGACCCAACGCTGTAGCATAGGTCCTGCTCTGTGGATGGGGAAAGCCAGGGGGCACATACGTCCCCATGCCGCCCCCTCCAAAGACTCCTCGCTGGTGCTGAGGCAGGGAGTGGTAATCTTCCAGGTTATCATACTGGGACACAACAGTCACACTGCTCTGGCGCTTGCCGTGTGGTTGGTACTGGTACAGCACACTGGGGTCCCTCTCCACGTTCTGGGTATGATGGAGTTTGAGGCTATGACTCCTCTCTGGTTTAGGGGGTGGGACGATTGACTGAGTGAGGTGTTCTTCCTCCTTGTAGCAGTCTCTGGAGTGTTTCTCTGGGGCAGAAGGCTGCCTAACCCAGGGTCGCTCCATCTCTTTGGAGAGCCTTACCTCTTTGTGGTTCAGTCTTAAAGATTCTTGCCCGGATGCAGCATATTTTACTCCAGAGTTGTGGTAGCTGACTGGCTCAGAAGTGTCTGGAATCCCTTTGGACCCATAATCTAACTGGCCAGCTCCCTGGGGATAAGGGGGCCCATTCTTTGACTCACAGAACTGCCTATGGCTTGCTTCTTGGTGTGCCCTGTGCTCAGGAAGACTGCAGCCCATGTCAGGAAGCTTCCTGCTCCTCAGGCTGCTCTGCTTCTGAGGCAGGGATGGCTTCTCCGGCTGCGTGCTACCATGGCCTCCGTGATGGTGGGCTCTGTCCATCTCTGCCTCGGGATGCCTCCTATAGAAGCGGTCCTCTCCCTCGGGACTGATGGCCTTGGCTGCATGGCggctctcctttccttctgccacTGAGAGAAgtccagttttcccaggatcTGATTTACTACGCAGATGGATGACATAGATCCCACCCAAGTCGTCCTGCACCGCCGGGGTCATGTTATCATATTGGGACATGACAggccctttcaccttctgccgaGCACGGCTCTCTCTCCGGATGGACTGCATGCGGTATTTTTCCATGTCCTCAAGATCCCATGAGGTGTAGGTGTGCTTCACATCAGCAGCCGGAGGCATGCTGACTACATTATGGTCGTTGGGAGAGAAATAGCCAGTCACGTTGGCCCGGGGACGTGGAGCCAAACCAGCATAACTGTACAAGCTCTTTCCTTGCAGCCTAGGATTGTAGAAAGCAAAGTCTCGATTGGGAAGGCGGTGAAGGGGTCTCAACTGGACTGTGCCATAGGCATCCACATCACACAGGGCCCCATCTGGACTGTAATAGGAACTAGAAGAACTGGAATATGGGCTATACCTGTAGTGGACCCGGCCATTCTCAAAGTAAGGCTGAAGCTGAGTGACATGATAATCTGAGCGGGCCTGGGAGGACTGATATGGCTTATATTGGTACAGAGGTCTTGGGCAGTAGGCTGGCTCATCATCTGGGGGAACTTCTGTCCGTGAAATGGGAACAGAGCGAATCATGGAAGACGGCGGAGCATGGAGAGACTGCACTCTCCGGATGGTAGGGTACGGTGGAATGTCTTCGGGGTAACAGGTATTCCTGACAGAGGAGCTCAAAGAAGACACATACTCGACCCGGCTGCATGGCTTGGAGTGGTGTCCAGATGCGTTTCTTCCTGGGGCCACATATGTGTTATAACGAAGACCCATGGAGGCTGGTGGCTCTGACCTGGCACCATACACTTGGTGCTGCTCCAATTTATTGTGATGGGGAGGTACACTCTGGGGACGGTACTGGCAGTTTGGAGTCATATTGAAATGCAAACAGTTATCTGGACCAAAGGGTTCAGTGGTGACATCGGGCCTAGCAAAGGAGGAGTAAACTGTTTTCTGAGAAGCATGCTTAGGTTGTGGGACAGGAAGTGGTAAAGGCAATGCATCGTCCACAGAGGTGGATGAAGCAGTGACAAAGGAATGATAATTTGAACTGCTGGTGGCATCTGCACTGCTGGAGTGTATGGCAGCAATCATCTTACTCTCCATCATCCTGGTGGGGGGCAGTGGTGCAGGAAAGCCACAGGGATGCGCAGGGACAGACTCGGCGCGCAGGTGCAGCAGCGGGACCCGGGCACCGTCCCGCACTTTCTCAGGCAGGCCTGGCTGGACAGCTGTAGCCATGGGACactgagcagcagcagcaccactGTCACTGATGAAGGCAGACGCAGGGTCATCCATGGCTCGAGGTTCAGGTGGCCTCTCTGGAACTGGAACTACTCCTTGAACCTATTGAAAGATGATAATACTATGGGTCTATTTTTTGTTCCCTCTATGAATCAAGTACTATTAAATTTGTAACTCACAAATTAAGGCTGGTTGGGTAGCAGCTTGAACTTTCCCAAGCCATGTGGTTGCAATGAATCTGTACCCATTTCTAGGAAAAGAAGGCTTGTGCTGCTATTTTGTACAACACCCAGTATTATCTTTGGAGAACCATTcaaagttttctaatttatgaGAGGTTTTAAATGCGAGATGAGGTTGCCTATGgcataattttaatatacaaaCCAAAAGAGAGGTTTAGTCAAGTAATGCTGTAGAGCTTAAAAATACATACCCGGTCTATTAGTCTAGCTCAGTCTCAACACAAAGGACATCTTGTTAAATTAAGAGTTAATTCTATCATCTGGGGAGACTTTTGAAATTCACAGTTGTACACAGTTAGCAGTTTTAGGGCTTCAAACATAGGGAAAGGCAATATTCAAATCAGAAGCTACTGCCTCTCTCCTACCTTTGATTCCACCTTAGTCTGGCCAAAGATAATCCTCATACTGAAAACATGCTATCCTTGAGAAGCAGTAAACACAGCATCCTCCACTAAGGTCTAAAATCTTAAGTCCTATTAATAGTTCAAGGTGACCATATAGAAGAAAAACAACCTGTGgcactttcttaaaatatgaggAAATTCAGGAAGAAACCTTAGCATTCTGCATACTACATTCTCTCATTGAAACAGGCACCTGACTATGGGACAAACTGCTGGTGAATGCTAGGAAAGTAACAAAAAATCCCAAGGCACTATAATCTCTTATACTTCCAAAAAGTCTGCAAGGCAGACAGTCTTACGAATGTTTTGAGAATGAAGTATTTTCATTGTGTAACTGTGAATAATTGGCAGAGGGTaggtaaatgacttgcccaaagtcacaatgAGTCAGTGATGgagttggaaaaaaataagaaaaagcaaccCACAACCGTAAAGCCCACTTTGTCTCATTTGATCCTGATCTCTTTGTGTTACTGGAATAAACTACCGAGACACTTTAGGAAGAAAAGGGAGCAGGTACAGTTAAGCTATAGTCATCTAGGAGCTACTCCTTTCCTGGGGAAAAGCCAGCATCAAGGTAATGGCAGACTCCAACCTCAAATGGGAACTATCTCATGGAAACCAGCCACAGGGCTTAAAAGTAATTGTTGTGTCTGACTCAAAGATAACAACACACCCTGCTGAAAAGTGACATACCTTTGGTAATAGTATATTTCATCTCACTGATATCTTCCCCTTCTTACCTTGTGGGAATTATTTAATCCTATATTGGTTGCTGCTTGTACCTGCCCCACAACTGGTGGCTGCTCTGCAGATCTCTGGGAAGGCGGAGGGGGAAGGGGACGATTAGTTCTGTGCGTGCGCTGAAGTGTGGCAGCAGCAAAATCAGCAGTGGTGGGTTGTTCAGCCACATCCCAGCTGGCTTCCTTGGTGCTCATTTGGGCTGTTGCTGGAGTAGTTGTCATGTAAGTCATGGTGGCTGTGCTGGTATTCTCTTCGGGGGACCCAGAAGGAGGGTAGATTTTATCGCTAGGTAAATTAGGAGGTGTGGGAGATTTGTCTGCAAATTCTAAAGGGTGATGGAGTTTATCCACACTTGCACCAAGATAAGAAGGAGGCTGATCTCCACTGTAGAAACGGGGTGGAGACTGGTCCTGATCCAAGAAGGAGACAGTTGGCATACTGTTcttcccagactggtcttcagGGAAACTTACATGATCATCAGACTTCTCTGAGTCTAAGGGAACTGAAGTAATTCTGGCCTTTTCTGGGTCCCCAGATAAATATGCTTGATGTGGCTGATTCCCTGTTAAGTCTACTTGGTGATGTTGCTCCCCAGATTCAGTTGTGTTGGAATGGGTAGGATCCCCAGTAGCTGTTGTCTCTGGTAGAGGATGGTCACAGTTTCCTGGTGCATTATTCTGGAGGTGGAACTGCTCTGCTGGTCGATCGGTTTGGAAATAGGCCTTATCTAGAGCAACTGCAGAGTAAGAACTGGACAGATTATCTTCAGTTGTAGCCACCGCTATGTCTCCATAATTTGTATACCCAGCCTGAGAGGTCCCTGGTCTCTTCAATGACTGAGTTGAGGCTTGCTGTGCGGACTCAGCTAATGCTAGCGCCAACATTCGGGCAACATTTTTCGGAGGCGGTGGTGGTGGGATAAGAGAGACTGAACTGACAGGAACGGAATCCTGAGGGGGGTCATGGGTAACTGCTCCTAGTGggaaattgggaaaaaaaatgagagtgaAAAGGTAGCTTACGTTATCCTAAATGGAAAGCCAAACACTCCCCATGTGATCATTAAAAAATAGGTGCCttccatatttcaaaatggcaatCCATGATCTTCTATCCCACATGCAAATGCTGTTGAAAACACATCTGgttcagaaggaaaactaaaacaaacagtGTATAAAGACTgcaatctcttcttgaattgttaCAGAgatgggggggaaaaaaagcatgtCCCTCACCTGGCTCAGAAAAGATTGCTTAGAAAACAAGCTTCAAGTGCTTGTAGACTGTTATTATGAACAGTTTTTACATTTGATGGTGTAGCTGGCTTGTTAACTTGGAAGGCtacaataaagatattttattagaagagaaaaacagaatcaaGAGCTACGCAGTTGTGCAAAAATTATCCACGAATTCTCACCGTCCAAAGAGATAAGGGGACTTTTGTGAAGATTTGAAGCAGGACCATTGGCCCTTTTGGGGAGTTTTGTTGGACTGCTTTTAATTTAGGGCTCTGAGCCATCAGCACCACCCAGAAAAGCATTCTCTTTGATTAAAGGCTAGCTGTGGACAAATTTCTCTCTTAAAAGGCACAGATGGCACACAGGATTGAAGATCCCTCTTAACTTAAAGAAAGAATGGAGGAAAACAAACGGTACCTGTCTGAGTCTGTCCAGAAGCTACAGCCTTACTCTGACTGCTTGAGACAGACTGATCCTCTTTCCCTGGCAATTCTACTTCTTCAGCAGCCACCTGGTCCAGGGGCTGGACTTCAGATTCATATGCTTCTTGGGCAACTGTctcatttgttttcatctttactaTCTGGGTGGGGGATCTATTTGTGGCATCCCTTTCTTCAACGCATTTGTCCCAGGTTGAAGATGATGCATTCTGAGCTGTGGTATTTGAGACTGTACCAATGACTTCTGACACCCGTGGTGGTAGGGTCACTGAAATTGGCTCAGATATGCTCATAGAAGGTGATTTGCTTAATTTCCGTCCTATCTTCGGAGAGAAAGCATAGACGACCTTTTCAGTAAAGGAGGATGGCTTAGATGATTTATCTTCAGTTGGGCTCAAGTCCAGGGTAAAGAATGGACTCAGTTTCTCCTGAAGAGGAGAGACAGGTTCAGAGCTTGCTGTGCTTCCTGGAGTCTGACATTGGCTACTACCTGTTTCTGCATCCTTTTTATTGGCACTTGGTTTATCCTTGGAGTATCCTGGTGAATCTAAAAAGGAAGCACCACTCTCCAGACATTCTGATTCGGCCTTAGGAGGACTACATTGAAATGACATTGGATCAAAATCCAGGCTGGCTACTCCAATGTCTGGTGGGCTCAAGTCAACATCCTCAGCTGAATGAGGAGACATAAGGGCTGGGATATGAAGCAgccctccttcctcctcactcTCATTGTCATGAGGCAGATTATCATAGGAGTTACAGCGGTTCCCCAGCATTTCTCCATTAAAAGAGGCAGACAGTGCATCACTGGAAGATCTGGGTCTTCTGGGTCGGAAGAgcttagaatcacctggaaaaaatgaataacagTGTCAAAGTAAGAACATCGTAGATACAGAATGCTGTGGTAAGTCACCTACTCAGCACAGCAGTAACTTACTATCTAGGTGAAGGAAGTGttacttctcattttctttctgaaaattcttTCAGTGCACACAGATCATTTACACTTGAGATAACAGAACTCCAAAACCAAATGCTAAATAGCAAACATGTGATAGAATCAGAGGGCGAATGCAGTATTTCATGGTCTGGAGAGGAAAAGAACTCAGAATGCTTGGATTCTATTACTAATCCAACACTGATTCTtggtgtgactttgggcaagtttttcatttctttgtgtcttaTTTTATCACTGGCCTCATATGACTTATGAGGTGGAATTAATCACTTTGAGTGGCATTTTGAATCTATAATAGCAAAATGGATGTTTTTTTTGTGGGGAAACATCCTTACAATattcaaatttctaaataaattgaacttctcaattaaaaaatcttcataatcccataaagtatttacatatatttagtaAAAAATTCCTTTCAGATACTAAACaagaacttcatttttttctttaagaataggTTTTAAGTTTCCCAAGCAGTCTTCAAGAGTGGCAGAGAGTATTACATAATTTTACGATGTTGCTAAATATCCAACTGGTAAAAAAGAAACTCTCTATTCTATTAGGATTATTTTAATTGCCAtagttaaaaagtaatttaaagagGCAGAAACtatcttaataaatataaatatattggcCGGTCACagcggttcatgcctgtgatcccagcactttgggaagctgaggtgggcagatcacctgaggtcaggagttcgagactagcctggcctaagtggcaaaaccccgtatctactaaaaatataaaaactgcttAATTATACACTTTATAAAATTATGctcccgggcatggtggcgcatgcctgtagtcccagctatttgggaggctgaggcaagataatcacttaaaccgggagttagaggttgcagtgatccaagattgcgccactgtactccaaactgggcaacaaagcgagactctgtctaacatatatatatatatatatatatattcacaaatgTATTGATCACCCATAAAATTAATTCCTTACAAATATCTTCTGCTTAACACTAGTATCCACCTAGCTTGCTGCATTGTTTTGTAGGTTATCTTGACTAGTTTAATTGAAAATCTTGGAAAACTCTTATGCTCCCATTGTAAAATCTAAAGGAAACAGTAATAACACAAGTTTTCACtagatattaataaatataaatagttaaCTTGAAATATTTTGGCTACTTTTATGTAAACTGAATAGCAGTCAtgccaaaaatgaaaagattaaagACTGCTTCCATGTGAAAGCATCAATGAATTTTAATCTGAATAATACTAAATAGACACTAGTATTCCTAGGAAATGAGTTAATAGCCTATTTATTAAgcacagatatataaaaatatactcaatTGCAGTATTCCTTTATGCAATATATTATAGAATAAAATGACTGATGCTTTTAGTCTTACCATCAACTGCATGGAGAGATGTAAGAGACTCCTCACTTTTAGCTGAACGGAGGGTTCCTTCTGCCCTGCCACCTGAAGAATAAAAAACACATAGTGTGAAGATTTcttatttgttacatatgtgGTTAATGGGATCGGTGTTTTTCTTGATACATTTAAACTTTTGAGAGTGATTAGCTGTACATTTTGACAGCAATTTAGTACTCTATTACATAATGTGTTATACTGCACATTTTGACAGCAATTTAGTACTCTATTATATAATGTGTTATACTGTTCTCAAATGGTTTCCCGTGTGAAAAATCTCTTTTCTAAAGGATTATGAATTTGAGCAGAGAGATTAACTAAGATGcttctttcttttacatttcctaAAGACCAATATGATATCTTGAATGACATCATACTGGATTTAGAGTGGGCCCTACacccaatgactggtgtcctcgtAAGAAAACACAGAGATGGCCATGTGGAGATGGAGGCAAAGATTGGAGGGATGCTGCCACACAtcaaggaatgccagcagccaccaggagcttggaaaggcaaggaaggattttTCCCTGGAGCCTCTGGAGCAAGCACAGCCCTGCTGGTACCTTGACTTCAGACTTTGAGCTTCTAGAAccatgagggaaaaaaattctgttgttttttacCACTTgacttgtggtaatttgttatgggaACTCTGGGATACTAACACAGGTAACTTTACGTACATATGTGAATCTTATTCGCTAAATATCTTCATCCTCTTTAACCCCTTGGCAGCACTACGAACACTTTCTTTTTAACCCCCTCCTCCCCTGCTGAGGATAGCAtgcatctctttttttctctgcctacCTTTGTAATCATTTCTTCTTACTCTCCTCTCATGACAATTCTTCCTTTCCCACCTTTAAACATTGCTTCTCTCCAGCATTCAGCCCTCAGCTGGCTTCTTTTCACTCTGCTCCCATCTCCTGAAATACCATTCTTAGTCTCCTGTCAGTTAGGTGAATCCCTACTTCTCCTTGAAAACCCATATCAAAGGTTGTTATTTCCTAACCACTAGTCCCTCCTCTACAAGAGTTGACAATTCCTACCACAACTGTCTCATGtaactatttcttttattttttaagagactatgtcttgctttgtcatccaggctggagtgcagtggcacaaccatagctcactgcagcctcaacctcctgggctcaagtaatcctcctgcttcagcctccggagtagctaagcctagaggtatgtgccaccaagcctcGCTTATttgcaatttattattattattattattattattattattattattattattttgtagatgcagggcctcactttgttgcccaggctggtcttgaactcctggcttcaagcgatcttcctgacttggcctcccaaagtgttgggattacaggtgtaagccactgtacctagccTAAACCACTATTTCAATAACTATGATTCTGCactaaaatttactttctcacacgTATGACTTCCCAATTtgacttggaaggcagaggtacTACCCTAATTTTCTATCTGCAGAGCCTGCTATCAAAATAGCTAGCACATGCTCTACATGATTGCAAACTGAATGACGAATTAAATGAATTGAACATTATACTTCTAACATTATCTAAGAAGTACTACTATCCTTCCTAGATTCAGAAGTTGTTAATATCAATAGAATATggcttttaaactatttttaaaagagtactTTTTCGACAGTAATAGATTTATTTGATCTAATAAGATACTCTATTAATGAGACATCTAATAAAAAATACCTTCTTTAGTTAAAAGAGTTATAAACTTGAAAGTTATGTTGAaacagttttgaaattttttagatCTGTAAAAATACAGATCAATAAATTTAGATACCATAGCAGTATTTATTTACAACAATATACAAGGTATATGTGAATTTAATCACATTTACactatatataatctatatagtttccttaagaaaagaaattgcatacttctacatatttatatataatttatgttacTCTTCAATTTAGGAATAAAGAATCGGTGAGAGAAGACACTCTGTATGTGTGACACAACTGTGAACACGTTATGGAAGCAGATCATAACAATATGTGAAGAACGTGCCCAGAACAACCGAAGACCATCATGACAGCAGCAGAAGTGAGAATCTCCCAGGCACTCACCTTTCAGAGCCATGGCTTTCATCTCTGAAGGCTCACTCTCATTCCGCTGCAGCTTTCGTTTAGAAACAGATGATGATTTCCCCA from Homo sapiens chromosome 11, GRCh38.p14 Primary Assembly encodes:
- the ARHGAP32 gene encoding rho GTPase-activating protein 32 isoform X5, with the protein product MVERQARIPVSKKHGKLITFLRTFMKSRPTKQKLKQRGILKERVFGCDLGEHLLNSGFEVPQVLQSCTAFIERYGIVDGIYRLSGVASNIQRLRHEFDSEHVPDLTKEPYVQDIHSVGSLCKLYFRELPNPLLTYQLYEKFSDAVSAATDEERLIKIHDVIQQLPPPHYRTLEFLMRHLSLLADYCSITNMHAKNLAIVWAPNLLRSKQIESACFSGTAAFMEVRIQSVVVEFILNHVDVLFSGRISMAMQEGAASLSRPKSLLVSSPSTKLLTLEEAQARTQAQVNSPIVTENKYIEVGEGPAALQGKFHTIIEFPLERKRPQNKMKKSPVGSWRSFFNLGKSSSVSKRKLQRNESEPSEMKAMALKGGRAEGTLRSAKSEESLTSLHAVDGDSKLFRPRRPRSSSDALSASFNGEMLGNRCNSYDNLPHDNESEEEGGLLHIPALMSPHSAEDVDLSPPDIGVASLDFDPMSFQCSPPKAESECLESGASFLDSPGYSKDKPSANKKDAETGSSQCQTPGSTASSEPVSPLQEKLSPFFTLDLSPTEDKSSKPSSFTEKVVYAFSPKIGRKLSKSPSMSISEPISVTLPPRVSEVIGTVSNTTAQNASSSTWDKCVEERDATNRSPTQIVKMKTNETVAQEAYESEVQPLDQVAAEEVELPGKEDQSVSSSQSKAVASGQTQTGAVTHDPPQDSVPVSSVSLIPPPPPPKNVARMLALALAESAQQASTQSLKRPGTSQAGYTNYGDIAVATTEDNLSSSYSAVALDKAYFQTDRPAEQFHLQNNAPGNCDHPLPETTATGDPTHSNTTESGEQHHQVDLTGNQPHQAYLSGDPEKARITSVPLDSEKSDDHVSFPEDQSGKNSMPTVSFLDQDQSPPRFYSGDQPPSYLGASVDKLHHPLEFADKSPTPPNLPSDKIYPPSGSPEENTSTATMTYMTTTPATAQMSTKEASWDVAEQPTTADFAAATLQRTHRTNRPLPPPPSQRSAEQPPVVGQVQAATNIGLNNSHKVQGVVPVPERPPEPRAMDDPASAFISDSGAAAAQCPMATAVQPGLPEKVRDGARVPLLHLRAESVPAHPCGFPAPLPPTRMMESKMIAAIHSSSADATSSSNYHSFVTASSTSVDDALPLPLPVPQPKHASQKTVYSSFARPDVTTEPFGPDNCLHFNMTPNCQYRPQSVPPHHNKLEQHQVYGARSEPPASMGLRYNTYVAPGRNASGHHSKPCSRVEYVSSLSSSVRNTCYPEDIPPYPTIRRVQSLHAPPSSMIRSVPISRTEVPPDDEPAYCPRPLYQYKPYQSSQARSDYHVTQLQPYFENGRVHYRYSPYSSSSSSYYSPDGALCDVDAYGTVQLRPLHRLPNRDFAFYNPRLQGKSLYSYAGLAPRPRANVTGYFSPNDHNVVSMPPAADVKHTYTSWDLEDMEKYRMQSIRRESRARQKVKGPVMSQYDNMTPAVQDDLGGIYVIHLRSKSDPGKTGLLSVAEGKESRHAAKAISPEGEDRFYRRHPEAEMDRAHHHGGHGSTQPEKPSLPQKQSSLRSRKLPDMGCSLPEHRAHQEASHRQFCESKNGPPYPQGAGQLDYGSKGIPDTSEPVSYHNSGVKYAASGQESLRLNHKEVRLSKEMERPWVRQPSAPEKHSRDCYKEEEHLTQSIVPPPKPERSHSLKLHHTQNVERDPSVLYQYQPHGKRQSSVTVVSQYDNLEDYHSLPQHQRGVFGGGGMGTYVPPGFPHPQSRTYATALGQGAFLPAELSLQHPETQIHAE